ACTGCTCGGCCTCCGTCTCCTGGGCATTCTTGAAGAGCAGGGGCATTCGGCGCTGATCACCAGCATGACGCATGACATGGCAGAGTTCATGGAAGAAGATCAGCCGAGCACTCAGTTCCTGCGTCTGTTTATTAAGAAATATAACTTTATCTTCATTATCGGAGAAGGACGGACAGGCCTCATAGATCAGTTCAACGCCAAAGGCTTCGGCAATATGATCGATATCTAGCTGATCAGGAACCATAATTCCGTGACTCATATATTCTGTACTGATCCATTGTTCCAAAGGAGTTTCCTGGTAATAGGAGAATAACATAAATCCACCTCGAATAAGAATGTATGTTCGTAATATATTGGAAAATAATAGCCCTTCGCAGAAAGGGCCTGATCAAAAGTCAAACTTGATTATTAATAGATTCGTCACCATAAGCGGTGAATCCTCTATTGATTAGGATTGTTTTTATCTGTGTCTCCGCCGTCCTTATGCAGCAATTTCTTCTTCTGCTCGCGATAAGCCTTAAGCGCGGCCTCCATCATCGCGATTTCGTCAGCGGTATAGGCTTCAGGACCACCGTAAAAGGACATGTTCGTCACCGCTTCCTTCATTGGCGCAGGGTCCTGGGTTCTGCCGAGCAAATAATCCCCGCTTGTATCCAGCGCATCGACGATGCGGCGCAAGGATTCTGGATCGGGCTTGCGGTCATTCGTCTCATATCGCGACAATTGGACGATCGTGAGCTCGGCTTGAGCGGCTAAATCTTTTTGCGTAAGTTGCTTCAATTCTCTGAGGTACTTGATACGATCACCAAGGGTTTGCATAATGACTCCTCTTTCATCGTTTAGACTATTATAGCATATAGTTACCGTAATGGTAAGTTATAATTTGTATTTATTTAGGAGTTACAGAGATTGACATTACCATAATGGTAATCTATAATTGAGATATAGTTACCGTTTCGGTAAAAATAGAGTTTAGGAGGTAGGGATACAAAATCAGAAAGAGCGATTCGAATAAAGATTTAAAAGATTCTATCCATTATAAGTTACCAAAATGGTATTGATAATTCAACTGTCTTATGATCATATATTTTATCGGTGAATCTGAGGAGGGATTGCTATGGCAAGACGCAACACTAACATTTACTTGACCGTATTTGAGAATCTGCCGATCAATCAGACTGCAACAAGAGTGGCAGTGGAGCAACGCCTTGAAGAGATCCGTCATTACAGGCAGATTGGCTTTATCCGACGCGAGGCAGGGATCACGGCCAGTTATGAGCCAAGATATCACGGAAATACGAATCTTGTCAGCAAGCCTTCTGAACATCTGGCTATATCGAATGTGGATCGCGAGGCAGAATTGATCCGCAAATCAGAATTGTTGGACAAGGCGATGTGTAGTCTATCTGCGGTACAGCGTGAGGTTATTGAACGGAGTTATCTGGCCCGGGAGGACGAGTATGATTTCATCAGCTGCGGCGAGATGGGCATTAGCGACAGAACATATAGGCGTATCAAGGCAAGTGCGCTGCGGATTCTTGCCGTCGCTATGAAGTTGGAAGTATTCGAAGATGAGGAATCTGAGAGAGTAAGAGAATATGCGAAATGCAGTAATACTTAGTAACTGATATCAGTCGGCAGATAGCCGGCTTTTTCTTTTGTAAGAGGTTGTTCAAAAAGTCCGCTTTTGATAAGAAAACCGATCGTAGCAATTCAAGGAGGAGCGACCGCGATTCAAAGGTAGATTTTCTTGTGATATAGAATTTCATCAGCATCTGCTGATAACGTATAAATCCTATATCTAACACGAAGTGAATCAGGAAGTGGGCTCGACATCGAATCTTGAATTTAGCCGGGCCTTCCGGTGCTCACGTACAAACTACAAGCAAATGCTTCCGATGTCGTTTTCTACGAAAACGTGTAGCTCCGCTCCTCAGTCCCTAGCTTCATCCAACCTTCTCGGTGCTGAAAATCGATCTTTTTGAACACGCACTTAAAGAACCGAACATATGTCCGCTTTGTGTCCTTTGGATGTCCGATCATTTCCTTTTTGCCGTGTTAAATTTGTATTGTGGCATAAGGTGAGAAGCGCAAGAAACCCGCATGCCGATCACACCGGAAAAGTCGCTGAACTTCATTTCAGCGGCTTTTCTTGTTTATGCCACAAAAATTCAAATCCATATAGAGGTGATATTTTATGAAAAAAGTATTGTATGTACCACTCGATGATCGTCCTGTAAATCTGGACGACGTGATCACTTTGGGGCAATCTGCCGGATTGCAGCTTATTACACCTGACCCAATGGACATTAGGAACCGTATTGATTCTGATGCAGAAGCTTCGGGGGATCAATTGATTAGAACCTGCTCGCCAACGTTCGGTAATACGGCGAACATTCGCCAATTCATCCTTGATCATGCGGCAAAGGTAGAGGGCTTTATTATTTCGATTGATATGCTCGCTTACGGCGGACTGATCGGCAGCAGACGACTGCGGGAGAACGGGGGCGGGGACTACCCGAATTATGATTCTTCCACGGCCCACTTGGTCGATGTGATCTGTCAGATTAAAAAGCGATATCCTCATAAACCGGTTTATGTACTGGACACGATTATGCGGCTGGCGACAACGTCATTTACAGAAGGCCTTACTTATGATGCCTACGTAGAATCTCGTAATTTCATGGGCCAGCCTCGTCAAGCATACACGGCCTTCAACGACATTCTGAACGGATACAACACTTCAAATACGGATACACAATACGGCGACACCACGGAGTTTAATAAAGAGCAGTATTATAACGCCCGTCAACATAAGTTCAAGACTAACTATTATGTGCTGGACCGATTGGCCCGACGTGGTTATATCGATTTTCTAGCAGTTGGGGTCGATGATGCGAAGACAGAAGGGGTACAAATCAACGAGATTCGCTTTGTGGAGAACTTTATTAATCGTTCGCTTGGAGGCTGCGGTGGACAAAATCCGAATCTGGCGATTATTCTGCCCGATGCCGACGGTCTCGGTCATTCCTTAGTGGCGCGTATGGCTAATCATTTAAATAGAGGACGAAAGGGCAGAACCAAATTTGCTCTCCAATATTATGGGCCGCATGGTTCCACGATCATTAACCCGTACGAATATATGAGCGTACATGATAATATTCTTCGTCATATCGATATTGTTGGAGGGCAATATGTCACCAGCTCGCCGGATATCGAGATTATCGCCATTACGGACGCTGCCCAAGTACCCAGTGCAATGGCGCGGATTGATGCTAATGGACCGGAGAACAGGGCGACCGTTGTGATTGACTTTGTGGGTCAGGGGGCTGCCAATGCTGCTATAACAGATGCATTGCTGGGAAGCCAAGATACTGGACGACTCCTGGGATACAGCGCATGGAATACAGCTGGAAATAAAATTGGGCTCTCCTTAGGGATGGGCCAGGCTCGCTACAGCTTCCTGGTCTCGGAGAAGAAGGAGGCGGCGCTCGAAGCAGCCGTCAACGCGCATGGGTCTCTGCTGTTCAAGCGCTTCCTGAAGGATTACTTCTACAAAGCAGTAGCTATTGGTGAAATCCGGACGTACTCTAGAAGCCATGGCAAGTACAGCAATTTTCCGCAAACGATGGCAGATCAGAATATGCTTGTTTTCAACTCGCCGGAAGATTATGAATATATGCTTACTTTACTTCGAGATCGAATGCAAACCCTAGTATCGACCTTGGGTGATAAGCCGGCCTTCCTGATCGGCAACTCCGATGGTGCGCTTAATGTGAAGCAAATCTGCGGACCTTCCTGGAGGCTTGCAAGGTATTGCAGTGTCAATCTGCCTTATGATAATCCTGATTTTCTATGGGGCCGTGCCTTTGAGATTACGCTGACTCCTGCCGTTAAGTTGAAGTAACCTGTCTTATTCTTTTAATTCGACTGGTAATATAATGTACCCAGCAAAAGGCCCTCATCTACCGCGATCAGCGGAGGTGAGGGCCTTTTATAAAATTCGGTGGGCGTTAGGCCCCTGTAATAGGAATTTCGTTTTTCTTGAAACTAATGCTATCCACTTTCCAGATCCCTTCACTATAGACGAATTGAGCCTGTCTGGTCATCGTCACCAAATCCCCGTTTTGGTTCTTTCCAATATCAATGGACTGAGAGAATTTCCCTGTCGTAGGGCTTGTATAATAAGCCGGAGAGGTGAGATCTTTAAACTCATATTTACTATTTAGCCCTTTATCCCGAATGATTGAATTAATGAACCGATCGGTGAAGTACGGTGCGAAGTAAGAACGGACCTGCTGGATGGCAGATATATCGTTGGCTTCGTTCAACATATCGGATAATTGCCGCAAACGTTCCATAGTAATTTTCTGTGAAGCTGGGGGCTGTCCGGGATTCATGTTCACTGCGATTTGCAGATCATTCAATGTAATCGTAGCTTGTCTGACTCGTTGATCCCATTTTACGTCCGCTCCCAATGTTTGACTTACAAAACGGAGGGGAACATAAGTAGTTCCTCCATTTATAATCTGTGCAGGAACGTCCAGCGTAACCTCGGATTGATTGACCTGGACCTTTTTCGAGCCTAGAACTAGCTGTATGGTAGTGTCATCTTTGACAATAGTAATAAGCTGATTACGCTTATCCCATTCAACCTGGGCACCTAAGTGCTGTGATACATCCCGAAGAGGAATAAGTACACGATTGTTCTGCAGTTTCCCATTATCCAGTTCTACAGCGGCAGGACTCGCAAAGCTGGAGGCGGATAATACGGGAATAGCCAGCATGACAGAGGCCAATAAGGATAATGTCCATTTTTTAAACATGCGAACCTCCGAATCTTTAAAATTAAAATAGCCGTTAATATATTAAACGTAAAATAGGGAGAAATAGTTGCAAAAAATTTGGATTTAGCAGGAAAGTAAGCTGCTGGTCCTAGGACTAAAAAACGTGATCTCAAAGAGACCACGTAGCGTAACCAAGTACATCCATTGTTTTTGTATATGAGGTCAGTTTTATTTTTATCTTGACTGGTAAATCTTCTTTAGGAAGAGTTGTACCTTTATATACACTTGTATTCTTAATTGGTGAGTCTTTAAAAATTTTATCTGTATTTTCATAATTCAAGTGATAAATCTTTCCGCTCTGTACTTCGATTTCTGCTTGCATGTAAATACCATCAGTGCTATCAGATAATGATTCAACTTGATAATCTATTCCATAATATAAGTAATTATTCATATATTCTTTAGGTTTACTAAACAGCCCATTCACAGTCAGCTTAATATCACCAAATTCAACAGAATCACCCAATTTCAATTCTTCCTTATACATTATCGGTTCTGGAGACTTTGGGGGTTGTTCTGGAGGAAGGGACTGTGTGTAAGGATTAGTGATCAGTATCTCATCCTTTTTCTTATCATAACTAACGTCCATCCCCAGCACTCTTCCAATCTCCCCAATCGGCAGATAATTTAGATTGTTGTAATTAAGTACCCTATTTTTTTCAATATAGTCCCTTCTTTCTTTAAGAGAGTGTCTTGGTTATATTACTATCAATTATAAGGATAGATACAATTATTTACCATATCATTCAAAATACGAACATACGTCCGCTTGTTGTCCTCTGCATGTCCGTCCATTTCCTAATTGGCGTGTTAAATTTGTATTGTGAGAATCAGGCGAACGGGCCAGTGAGGCCCTCCATCGCCGGAAAGAACCAGAGAAGTCGCTGAAGCTGATTCAGCGGCTTTTCTTTTTGGGAGGGTAGCCAATGCCAACGTGCAACAACAACAAGAATCCGCCTGCTGCGCCTTTTACCGAAATCGAGTGGAAGCAGCCCGAGCTGTGCATCAGCTGTATATGGGGGCGGCTCGAAGGTACAAAGCAATTTTGCAGCTTGCCGCGGTGCGTGGTGGAGGATCAAGGGAAAGGAGAGCAACGGTATGATTGAGGTGAGCTTCAGTACGCTACTGGCTGGGGTCATGCGATCACTTGCTGAGCGTTTCCCGGAAATCCCGGTCCATCGTGAGAAGTCCGAGCAGAAGGCCGAAGGGCCTTGTTTTTATGTAGAAATGCTGAAAGCTTCACAGAAGCAGGAGCTGAATCGGCGTTATCACCGGGCTTGTTCATTTCAAGTGCAGTTTGTAAGTGAGGCGACACCTCAGAGTCCCAATATGTCGGTGCATGGTATGGCTGAGCAGCTATACGAATTATTTCGAGATATCGATATTGTCGGTGCTAGATACATGGGGACGCAAATGAAGCATGAGGTTCGGGATGGGGTATTACATTTTGACTTTGGCTTTCATTTTTTGGTCTGGCTCCCGCCTGGGGACGAGCTCAAGATGCAAACGCTCAAAGAGGAGGAATCTCTGAAAAATGGCAACACAAAAGGTAATTAAGCATGCGGAAGATTTAGAAGCTAGTATGTACCAGCCAGTTGAGATGCAGACGGACGTTGCGTTCTCCAAAGCGCAATTTCTGGCTTCGCAGGCCTATTCCGGAGTGCAGAAGGATATTTTGTCGGTCGTACTGAAAGATGGGCAGCGGTATACAAAAGCAGAAGCAGAAGTGGAAATAAATCAATTTAAACATAAAGGAGTGAAATAAAATGGCGGGTGGAACATTTACAGTTCAGAACAAGGTAAGACCTGGCGTTTATATCAATTTCAAATCGGAGGCAAAGGCGCTTGGCACGCTTGGAGAGCGCGGGATCGCGGCATTCCCGGCGCCACTTCCTTGGGGCAAGAGTGGAATTACGGTCCTCAGTAGCGAGACCTTCCTGGAGCAATGCTTGCCATCGCTTGGCTTCCAGCCAACGGATGCGCGGATTCGCCACATTACGGCAGCAATGGCCCATGCCAGTAAGATTCTGATTTATCGGTTAGGTGCCGAAGGCGCTGTGAAGGCAACAGCCAAGCTTGGAACTTTGACAGCGACAGCAAAATATGGTGGTAAACGAGGTAATGATCTGCAGATCGTCATTCAGTCCAGTCTGGACTATGAAGGTTTCTTCGAGGTGAAGACGCTGTTGGACGGTGAGAAGGTAGATGTACAAACCGTTGAGACGGCTGAGAAGCTGCTGGCGAATGAGTTCGTTGAATTCTCGGGAAGCGGCGCATTGACGGAGACTGCAGGTACCGCTCTGGAAGGCGGAGCGAATGGTAGTGGAGGTGCGGGAGAATATTCCGACGCATTGGCGGCTTTTGAGGCAGAAGACTTCAATGTTCTCGGTATTCCTGTAGACGATAGTGCTGTGAAGCAGCTGGCAGTTGCTTATACCAAGCGGCTCCGCGAACAAGAAGGGAAGAAGTTCCAGACCGTTGTATATGACTACCCTGCGGCCAATTACGAAGGCGTCATTAGTCTGAAGAACGGTATCGTTACAGGAGATGGCCTGACAGTAGAGCCTATTTATCTGCTGTGGGAGATCGCGGCGATGGAAGCGGCGGCGAATGTGAATGAGTCCCTAACTTATACGGAAATTCCGAATGCGGTTGATGTGGCGCCAAAATATACAAATTCGGAGATCGTACAAGCCTTGAATAAAGGCGAAATGGTGCTCAGCGTCGTTAACGGGCGGGTGGTCATCGAGCAGGACATTAATACGTTGACTTCCTTTACAGCTGATAAGGATAAGAAATTCAGCAAGAACCGGGTGCTGCGTGTACTCGATTCAATGGCGAAGGACATCCAGTCTATTTTCAGCCAAAATTGTGTTGGCAAGACGGATAACAATGCGGACGGACGTAATCTGCTGAAGGGCGAAGTGATTAGTTACTTGGACAATTTACAGGGAATCGGGGCAATTCAGAATTTCGATTCGCAGAGCGATATCGAGGTATTGCCAGGCCAGGATGTCGACGCTGTCTGGATTCAGCTCGCTGTTCAGCCAGTAGATAGTGCAGAGAAAATTTATATGAGCATTTCAGTTCAATAAGGAGGGACAGACCATGGCATTTTTTAATAAACAGGATGCAGTAAGTGGGAAGCAAGGGAAGGCGTTCGTCATAATCGAGGGGCGGAATGAAGAGCTGTTCTATGCGAAGACGATTGAAGCGACGATCGAGAAGAATAAGGTCGACGTACCTGTTCTTGGTAAGACGAATACACCACAGCGTTCTGCAGGCTGGAAGGGGAGCGGCACATTAACCATTTATTATGTGTCTTCCGTATTCCGCCAATTGATGCGCGATTATATCCGTACAGGCAAGGACTTCTGGTTTGATCTGCAGATTGTAAATGAGCAACCAGGCAGCTCGGCAGGCAAGCAGACCGTTATTCTGAAAAATTGTAATCTCGATAGCGTCATTGCGGCCAAGCTTGATGCGACCACCGACGATATGCTGGATGAGGAACTACCGTTCACATTCGAGGACTACGATATTCTTGATTCGTTCAATACAATCCAAGGAATTTAAGGAGGAGCAGCATGAGTAATTTAAGTTTATTTTTTGCGCAAAATGTAGTGTCGGAAATTTCTGAGGAAGTCATCATTTCACCCCGTTTCAAGAATGAAGCGGGCAAGCCGGTCCCATGGAAGCTGCGCAGTATGACCGAGGACGAGAACGAAGCGATCCGCAAATCGTCACAGCGCAAGATCAAGGAGAGAGGTATCGTTACACTGGATACGAACTCTGATGAATATTTGGCCAAGCTCGTTGTAGCCAGCGTCGTGTTCCCGGACTTGAAGGATGCTGAACTGCAGAAATCCTATGGCGTACTTGGCGCTGATCAACTACTGCGCAAGATGCTGCTGCCTGGGGAATATGCGACGCTCCTACAGAAGGTACAGGAAGTTAACGGCTTTGACAGAGATGTTAACGAGCTCGCTGACGAAGTAAAAAACTAATTAAAGAGGGCGACGGTGAGGCGAACTATGCCTACTACGCCCTCCACAAGCTTCGTATTATGCCCTGGGACTTCGTCGAGCTTGAGCCGCGTAAGAAGGCCGCGCTGATCGCGATGATTCAGGTGCGGATTCAGGCGGAGAAGAAGGCGACGAAAAGGTGAGTCTATTATCTTTGGAGCTTGCAAGCACTCTCTTCAAGAGGGTGCTTTTTACTATTTTTGAAGGGAGGTAGATTTGCATTGGCGACGATGTCTAATGCACTTGCTCTGTTCGACTCTACTACGTCGATTATGCCTCGCATGCCTACTCTGCCATTGCCTGTAACCAATGAACCGGAAATTACAATAATTGATCCGGGTAAGAGCATTGTCTCTAGGTTTGAAGGACAGCCAACAATCTTTGACGCTGAATACACTGTAGTAGAGGATGATTTCAAGAAGAACATTGAAGCTGCTGCCGTAGCCCAGGAAAACTTAAATGAGAAAACCAAAAAGAAGGCTATCGATGTAGTCAAGTTGTTCTCAACAGCGAAAGATGCTGCGAAGAAATTGAAATCCGCAATGGATTTTAGTGATGCCTATGTAAATACATTCGCTCGTCTTGATGCAATTAATGATCATCTTCAGACGACCAAGCAATTGCAGGATAAAGTATTTGCTTCGGCCCAGCGCTCGCGGGGAAATTATATGGATACGGCGGCGCAGATCAGTCAGCTCGGTCAAATGGCTCCGGGTGCATTCAAAAGTAATGATGAAACGATAGCTTTTCATGAATTGGCTCAGCAGTCCATACGTATGGGCGGAGGCGATCCAAAGTCCAGCATGAACAATCTTACCAAAATAATGTCCACTGGAAGTTTCAGCGGTGGTGACTTTAGCTCAATGACGGAGTATGCCCCCATGTTAGCACAGGCGATATCCGATTATACCGGAAAGTCGAGAGAGGAACTGGTCAATCTATCATCTAGTGGTGCGCTATCCTCTGAAGTTATTAAAAATGCTATGTTCGCGGCATCCGATCAAATCAATGCCAAGTTCTCTGAATTTCCGCAGACATTCGGAGACCATTTCAATAGCATTAAAAACACGGCAATCCGCGGCCTGGATCCCATTATCCAAAAATTGAGTGAACTGCTGAATAGTCCGGGAGCAAGTTCTTTCTTCAGCGGGTTAGAGACAGGGATAAGTGTGGCTATGGGGTTGCTCAATATGCTGATTGACGGTGCAATCTGGTTAGCGGAGGTGGCTCAGAACAATTGGCCGGTCATGGAACAAATCTTGACAACCTTCGCGGTGGCTATAATTCCTTTGCTCTGGGGAATGGTAACTCCGATCCTGACCGCAGTAGGGGCTTGGATGATGGCGAATTGGCAGATCCTTTTAGTAGCTGCTATAATCGGTCTCCTTGTCGCTGCTATGATCCATTTTGGAATTTCTGCGGAGGATGTGATCGGGGCAGTCGTAGGTTTTTTTTTTCGCTTTATATGCGGTTATTTACAATATCATTGCAGGAATCATCAATGCGATTGTCCAATCTGCTGAATTCATCGTAAATTTATTCTTTGAAGCTGTCTATTTCGTCAAGAAGCTAATCTATGATTTGGCCATGTTCTTCATTGATCTTTTCTATAATATGTTACTGTCTGTGGAAGAGTTTGCTGGTGGTTTTATGACGACGATTTTATCGGCAATCAATGGGGCGTTGAAGGGCTTTAATTGGCTTGTTGATAAAGTAAATGACATATTTGGTACAGACTTTAAACGGGCTGAATTATTTGACGAGAATAATATCCACGCCCTAAGCGATAAAGTGAACAGCATAAGGGATTTGATGGAAGAACCTGTAAAAACAGAAGTTGATTTCGGTCATATCGCGTACAAAAATGTAGGCGATTCTTTCGATAAGGGTAATAATATTGGGATTAATGGTACAAGAAAAGCGATGGATGGGTTAGGCTCATTTAAAAACTCCCTAACCGACAAGTTCAAAAATCCGACGGGAGGCTTGGATATCACAGCTAATCCTTACAATGCGGCTGGTATTCAGAACCCAGGTGCTGCTTCTATGAACTCAGGGTCCAACTCTATCCCTAATGTCGGAAGAGTCGATAAGGTAGGGCAAATCGAGAATTCGGTAGACATTAGCAGTGAGGATCTAAAAATGATGCGGGAGCTGGCTGAGATGAAATCGATTCAGAATTTTGTCTCTCTCACTCCAACTGTCCAGGTAACGACAGGCCCAGTGAACAACGGTGCGGATATCGATACGATCGTAGCCCGGATAGAACAAACTCTGGAAGAGGAAATCTCCGCTTCCGCTGCGGGGGTGTATGGATGAGATGAATAAATATTCTATGACGCTCTCTTACAATAACGAGAAAGAAGCGATTGAATTTCCGGTGCTGCCGGCCAAGATCGAGGTTTCCGAATCCGGTAATCATAAAACCTATGACATATCGAAGCTCGGCGAGATCAACGTGCTCAGGAATGTGAAGCTTGCCGAGCTGTCTTTTGAGGGCATATTTCCGGCAACTTGGTTCCCGGGGGCGAGTGTTGCGGAAGAAAGGTTATTCGAGCCGAAGCATTATGTTGAGGACATTCAGAAGTGGTCCCGTTCTAAGCAGCCGATGCGTTTGGTCTTTACTGGTGGATCTATAGATATTGCGATGTATGTCAGCGTCGAGAAGTTTTCTTGGTCCGAAAGCAGCGGGGCGGTTGGCGATATCAAGTATCAAATCTCGTTTAAGGAATACCGTTTCTATGCAGCAACGAAGACGGAGGTCGTGAAAGAAACCAAAGAGGGAGCCAAGACCGCTAATAAGAGCAGCACCGAATCGAAGCCCCGTCCGGATACGAGAGTTCAGCCCAAGACTTATAAATTGGTGGCCGGGGACTCATTGTGGAAGGTAGCTAAGAAGTTCCTGGGCGATGGGGCCAAGTATAAGCAGATTCAAAAGCTAAATGGCATTAAGGACAGCGAACTAAGGAAATTACCGATTGGTAAGATCATTAAGCTGCCGTAAAAGGGGGGCATACGGATGCTTGAGCTACTACTGGATAACAAGGAAGGCTCTATATGGGATATATCCGAGCTGGTTACTGATGCAACCTGGAAGACCTCCCGGGTCGGTAAACCTGGCAGCTTTGATTTTTCCTTTATTGCTGCGGATAATATCCAGATTAACAATGGCGATATCGTTAGGGCGAAGTGGGATGGTGTGCCGATTTTTTACGGATATGTATTTACGATCGGGAGCGATCAAGAGGAACAGATCAAGGTCAAATGCTATGACCAGATCCGCTATTTGTCCACGAATGAAACCTATGTGTTCAAGAATATGACTGCCGCAGCCATCGTTAAGCGCATTGCAGATGATACGGGCCTAAAATGGGGGCATGTCGTCGATACGAAGTACCGCATCCCCTCGATGGTTGAGGATAATCAGAAGCTGATCGATATTATTTGCAAAGCGTTCGATCATACCGTTATTAATACGGGGAATATCTATAACTTTTTTGATGAATTCGGGGCATTGGCAGTACGTGATGCTAGGGATATGAGTCTCAATCTGGTGATTGGTGATAAGGCCTCTATGTACGGTTATTCTTTTGAGAAGAGTATCGATAATGAGACGTATAATCGCTTCAAGCTGGTGCAGGACAATAAACAGACGGGTCATCGCGATGTATACGCCGCCGAGGACAGCGCGAATATCGCCAAGTGGGGGCGGCTGCAGTATTTTCAGAAGGTCGATGACAATATGAATGAAGCTCAGATCAATAAGCTGCTTGATCAGCTGCAGCAGATAAAGAACCGCGAGACGAAAAAGCTCAAACTTGAGGCTCTTGGCAATCCATCCGTCAGGGCCGGCTCCTATATCAACGTGAGAATTTCCGATTTGGGCATCGATCAATATTATTTGGTCGACGAGTGCTCGCATCGCTTCAGTGGGGAAGATTATACGATTAGCTTGGATTTGAAGGTGATTTAATGGCACTTGGAGATAAAATAAGAAGGCTCGGCAGTGAAGCCGTGGGCGCCGGAAATCCGGTGGCGGTCATGTTCGGGACTGTGGTAAAAGTTAATCCTCTTGAGGTGAATGTCGATCAACGATTCACGCTCGAAGAGGATTTTTTGGTTGTGACAGAAAGGCTGCAAAGATATGAAATTGACCTGAAGCATAAACACGACACAAGTGAGGCCCCTACGAAGGAGGCGTTACTAGAGAAAGTGGTTATCCGAAAAGGTCTGCAAGTGGGAGATTCAGTTCTCCTGTTGCGTGTTCAAGGCGGGCAGAAATATGTCGTATGGGATCGGGTGGTGAAGTCATGATACCGATTGGAGGCAGCTTGACCC
The window above is part of the Paenibacillus lutimineralis genome. Proteins encoded here:
- a CDS encoding tape measure protein, with amino-acid sequence MSNALALFDSTTSIMPRMPTLPLPVTNEPEITIIDPGKSIVSRFEGQPTIFDAEYTVVEDDFKKNIEAAAVAQENLNEKTKKKAIDVVKLFSTAKDAAKKLKSAMDFSDAYVNTFARLDAINDHLQTTKQLQDKVFASAQRSRGNYMDTAAQISQLGQMAPGAFKSNDETIAFHELAQQSIRMGGGDPKSSMNNLTKIMSTGSFSGGDFSSMTEYAPMLAQAISDYTGKSREELVNLSSSGALSSEVIKNAMFAASDQINAKFSEFPQTFGDHFNSIKNTAIRGLDPIIQKLSELLNSPGASSFFSGLETGISVAMGLLNMLIDGAIWLAEVAQNNWPVMEQILTTFAVAIIPLLWGMVTPILTAVGAWMMANWQILLVAAIIGLLVAAMIHFGISAEDVIGAVVGFFFRFICGYLQYHCRNHQCDCPIC
- a CDS encoding DUF2577 domain-containing protein, whose translation is MALGDKIRRLGSEAVGAGNPVAVMFGTVVKVNPLEVNVDQRFTLEEDFLVVTERLQRYEIDLKHKHDTSEAPTKEALLEKVVIRKGLQVGDSVLLLRVQGGQKYVVWDRVVKS
- a CDS encoding LysM peptidoglycan-binding domain-containing protein, which encodes MNKYSMTLSYNNEKEAIEFPVLPAKIEVSESGNHKTYDISKLGEINVLRNVKLAELSFEGIFPATWFPGASVAEERLFEPKHYVEDIQKWSRSKQPMRLVFTGGSIDIAMYVSVEKFSWSESSGAVGDIKYQISFKEYRFYAATKTEVVKETKEGAKTANKSSTESKPRPDTRVQPKTYKLVAGDSLWKVAKKFLGDGAKYKQIQKLNGIKDSELRKLPIGKIIKLP
- a CDS encoding XkdQ/YqbQ family protein: MLELLLDNKEGSIWDISELVTDATWKTSRVGKPGSFDFSFIAADNIQINNGDIVRAKWDGVPIFYGYVFTIGSDQEEQIKVKCYDQIRYLSTNETYVFKNMTAAAIVKRIADDTGLKWGHVVDTKYRIPSMVEDNQKLIDIICKAFDHTVINTGNIYNFFDEFGALAVRDARDMSLNLVIGDKASMYGYSFEKSIDNETYNRFKLVQDNKQTGHRDVYAAEDSANIAKWGRLQYFQKVDDNMNEAQINKLLDQLQQIKNRETKKLKLEALGNPSVRAGSYINVRISDLGIDQYYLVDECSHRFSGEDYTISLDLKVI